TATTGAAAGCGTAACTGCAAGTAATAAATCCGTTGGTGTGGGTGGTAAGATGAATGAACGTATTCAGGGTGTTGCCGAGAGGGTATCAGACGCAAAGAATAAGTTTGTTGCCCCTCTAAGTTACATGGGAACCGCAGGGCAGAATATATTTAGAATTCTTGAAGATTTATGCCAAATCGTTGCAGATTTGGCAGATGCAGTAAGTTCTCATAATCATAACGGTGGACCGGAACCGAGTAACAAATCAAGTATAAAGCAATACGGCACGAAAGCCACGGAAGCAAAATCTAAACTAACGCCGATTATTGAATAGTGCAAGCCACGCTAATGCGTGGCTTTTTTATATGATACAGGAGCTTATAAGGTTGTTTGTAAGATAGCTTGCAACTTAGCACATCAATATCACGGAAAACTTTCACGTAAACATCGACGGCACGTAAAAAGCACTTCCTCCCCCGCGAAATTTATAACGAAAATTAACGTTTTTTCAGTCAAATTACACGTAATAAAGATCGAATAAAGCTTTATTGTATAAGGCTTGAACATTGTTCACGTTATAGGGATCTTAGCTGTAAAAATTGCGAATATTTTCAGTATTTTCCACGTAATAGAGATCAGTTTTTATTTATTTGATTCTAAGATACGTTGTGTGAGAACAGAATACTATATTTTACGTATAAAAAAGATGAAAATATTTTACAGTTAAGAGTAAAAATAAAATTTATAACAGCCACCTAACAGCCACTAAGAAAAATTATTCCCATTTTTTCACTTCAGTAAAATCACTCTCACGCCCTTCAATCCAACGTTCTCCACCTAGGGTTGTTTCTCGCTTCCAAAACGGTGCTCGAGTTTTGAGATAATCCATAATAAATTCATTAGCGTGATAGGCATCGCCACGATGGGCGGAACTGACACCGACTAAGACAATTTCATCACCCGTATAAAGTTGTCCGATACGGTGAATAACCGCAACACGTTGCAATTCCCAACGGCTTCTTGCTTCATCGACAATTTCTCGCAAGGCTTTTTCAGTCATTGCAGGGTAGTGTTCCAAGTATAAACCTGACACACTATCGCCCAAATTCATTTCACGCACTTTGCCGACAAAAAGGGTAGTTGCTCCAACGGAATGTTGCTCACTCAGCCATTTATAGATCGCATTCTGATCGAAGGGATCTTGTTGAACCCGAATAAGAGTTTGTTCCATTTAGCCCCCTGTTACTGGCGGAAAGAATGCGACTTCGTCACCGTCTTTAATTTCAGCAGACAAAGGAGAAATAGTTTGATTGATGGCAACTAATAATTTCCCTGCTTGTAACGCTAACGCCCATTTATTATTGGTTTCAGATAGGTGCTGGCGGAGTTGCTCCGCAGTGGCAAAGGTTGCTTCAACCTCTAAGCTATCTACGCCCACTAATTCACGGGTTTGGGCGAAAAAGAGTACTTTAATCATTTTTAACTAATCTTATCAATAATTTGTAGGGGCGAATTACATTCGCCCTTGTGATATTTTGAATTATCGGGGCAAATATGATTTGCCCCTACAAAATGTTATGGTTTTGCGACAAAATCGCCCGATTTCCCACCGCTTTTACTGAGTAATCGCACTTGTTCAATTACCATATCTTTTTGTACCGCTTTGCACATATCATAAATCGTCAAAGCAGCGACACTGGCTGCGGTTAAGGCTTCCATTTCTACGCCGGTTTTGCCCGAGAGTTTGCATAGGGCTTCAATCCGCACCTGATTTTTTTCGGGCAAGGCTTCGAGTTGCACTTCCACTTTAGAAAGCAGAAGTGGGTGGCAAAGAGGGATTAATTCCCACGTTCTTTTTGCTGCTTGAATACCCGCAATGCGAGCCGTCGCAAAAACATCGCCTTTGTGGTGGTTGCCCGAAATGATCATCTGTAACGTTTCAGGGTTCATTGTCACAAAGGCTTCCGCACGAGCTTCTCGCACACTGTCTTGTTTGGAGGAAACATCAACCATATTGGCTTCGCCGTTTTGGTTTATATGGGTAAAGGTGTTCATTGGTTTCTCTTTGTAAAATATCAATGATGTAGGGACACACTGCGTGTGTCCGCATTAATTAAATATATTTTTGAAAAATCAGGAAATGGACACACGCAGTGTGTCCCTACAGATTATCCCCCAATCGACGCCAAATTATTTCTCACGCCACTATCGCCAATATGCAAATAATGGTGTTCACGCTTGCCTTGTAGGGCGGATTTTAATCTGGCTTCGAGTTGAAATTGTTGCTCGTCCGATTGCAATAAATCCCGAATATCAATTCCTTCTTCGCCGAACAAACATAGGTGTAATTTGCCTAGTGCCGACACTCTCAAGCGGTTACAGCTGGCACAGAAATTCTTTTCATAAGGCATAATCAAACCAATTTCCCCTTGATAATCAGGGTGGGCGAGAACCTTTGCAGGTCCATCAGACATCGCTTTAGGTTGTAATTGCCAATCTTCTTGGGTTAATCGTTCTAAAATGGATTGCCCTGAAAGGTGCTGTTGCTGGAAAAAGTGATCCATTTCGCCGGTTTCCATTAACTCAATAAACCGCATTTGAATGGGGCGATCTTTAATCCAACGCAAGAAATCGTCCAAACCTTTAGCGGTATATTGTTTCATCAATACGGCATTCACTTTGACTTTTTTATAGCCAATCTCAAAGGCTCGATCAATACCGTTTAACACCGTCGTCAGCTTATTTTCCCCCGTAATCAAATGAAATTGACGTGGGTCAAGGCTATCAACACTCACATTCAAATGGGTAATCCCAGCTTGTTGCCACAACTCAACATCACGTTCCATTCGATAGCCGTTGGTGGTAAGTGCAATTTGGCGAATACCAGACGTTTGTGAAATACGATGAGCGATCTCTAAAAAATCCTTGCGTAAGGTCGGCTCGCCACCGGTAATACGGATTTTTTCCGTACCTAAATTGGCAAATGCTTGAGCAACACGTTGAATTTCATCGACAGACAGAAAGGTTTGTTTATGCGACGGCGGACGATAACCCTCGGGCAAACAATAGTTGCAACGAAAGTTACAGACATCGGTAATCGACAACCGTAAATAAGTGTATTGACGTTGGAAACGGTCGATCAAAGAAGTGGAATCGTTCCCAATCTGTTTAATTGGAATTTGCATTTGACACCTTTCTAAACACGAGTGGCTCGATAATTTCTCAGCGAACCATTGAATTATTCGTTATAATTCTGGCATTGCTTCCATATCGTTTTGATTTTGACTTAGGAAAACAAGCTCGGAGTCTGTTATGGATAAATTTACTCTATTTTAAAGAGGTCATAAAATAAAGCAATAGCTAACAAGCGGTAGAAAACAAAAAGTTTTTTGCTAAACGATTACTTTTTATCAGGAGGAAAAATGAAAAACAAATTTTTAGCTGTTGCCGCATTCAGCGGATTTTTTTGTATTGCATTTGGTGCTTTTGCTTCCCATGCATTACAGAAAACATTAGAACCTAAAGCGCTTGATTGGATTGCAACGGGCTTGCAATATCAAATGTTTCACACCTTAGCATTGTTTGGATTAGGTTTGTTCCAAATTGCAAATCAATCACAAAATCCGCCCGCTTGCCGAGCAAAAGCTTTTAATATCATTGGTGGCAGTTGGGCATTAGGCATTTTATTGTTTAGCGGAAGCCTTTATAGCCTTGCTTTGGTTGGGGCGCCATGGTTTGTTTGGAGTACGCCGATTGGGGGCGTTTTCTTCATGATTGGCTGGGGAGCATTGGCTTATATTAGTTTAAGAAATCGCTTTTTGAATGAGCCAAATTCTTCTTTTTAGCTTTCACAAGCGGTTGAAATCATCGAAAATTTTGCAAAAAAATCAGGCGAAGATGACTTCGCCTGATGGAAAATGAAAGCTGAATTTACTTCGCTTCAAATACTAAAATTGCGCCTTTGTTTGCCATTTCTTTGGTTGGTACGCTATCTTTACCCATAATGTAACCCGCATTATCGGTCGCGACATAAATTTTGCTTGTATCAGGGCTAACAAGCACCATACGGTAGCGGTTGTCGGTACGGAAATGGGTAACTACCTCGCCTTGTACTTGTTTGGCATCTGCATCTAATGGTAAGCGATAGAGCGTACCTGTTTTCACACCGGTAACTAACAATGAATTTTGGAATTCTTTGATTTTACCGTCTTTCGGGTAGTAGGCAATGCTAGTTGTTGCTACGGTTGGCCAGCAAACATATTCCCCATTACATTTCGGATCGTGGAAGTTATAACCATTTGGTACGGTATAAAACGTTTTCATTGGTTCTTTAAAATTATCTAATTTTGCATCGGTTTCTTTTTGGGCTTCTACTTTCACGCCTTCCGGCACAGTGGTTCCATCATACATTGGCGCATTGGCACAATTTTCTACCGTTGAATAGTTTACATAGCGGTACGCTTGATTATCTTGATAACCCGCAATATGTGGCCAACCGTAGTTACCCCCAACTTCCATTAAGTTGATTTCATCATCGGTACCCGGGCCTTGATCGATCCCAAAGAGTTTATCACCGGCATAAACCATGCCTTGCGGATTACGTAACCCGTAAGCGAAAACGTGGCTTTTCACCCCCTTGATTTCAGGGTTATCAGTTGGGATTGAACCGTCTAAATTGATACGCAACATTTTGCCACGGTATTTATCAAAATCTTGTTTTGCCAATTCATCAGCACTTGGGATCATTTGTGAACGGATTTCTTTACAACTGTTACCAAATTGGTTGTAACCGCTGTCGCCAAGAGTAAGCAATAGTTTGCCCGATTTATCGAAAATTAAGCGACCCGCCGTGTGATCGTCATTGGCTGGTAATTTGTCTAATACGGTAATTTCATTGCTTAACGTTTGTGTTTTCGGATCGTAAGTTAAACGCACAATACGACTAAATTCTGATTTTTCTCCTTTAACCGAATAGGTGTAGTAGGCATAGACGTAATCTTCATTGCTACCTTTCATAAAATTTGGGTGGAGTGCTAAACCTAATACGCCTTGATGTGGGGGAGCAACAAAAGCATTCTCTAAAGTATAAAGCACTTTATGTGCCCCTGTTTCAGGATTAACGATAGAAATGTGTTTACCTTGGCGCTCCGTTACCCAGATATTGCCATCTGCGCCCCATACCATATCCCACGGATTGTTGAGATTATCGATCAAGACGCTCGCTTTATAATTTGCTTCGCTTGTATTAACGGTTGGGTTTTCAACCTTGGCATAGCTTGCTGTGGACATTAAAATAAGTGTCGCAAGAATTGTTTTTTTCATGTTGTTTTCCTTTAAAAGGGTAAAAGGTTTTGAGGTATTTTATCTTAATCAAAATTCGCACGATATAACAAGAAGTAGGAAAAATTGCAGTGAGAAATACAAAATATGGAAAGTAAGAATTTAAAAAAAGCCTTGCATTTAATCCTATATCGTACTAATCTAAATTATCTAGTACGATATAGGATTATTTCTATGAAAGTTTGGGAACGTATTTTTCATTCGGTATTATTTGAAATTGGTGCGATGGCAATTGGTGCAGTTGCAGTATTATTGGCTGGCGACTTTAGTTTAGAGGCTGCAGCAGGGACGGGCATTACCATGTCAGTCATGGCGATGGTGCTTAACTTTTTCTTCAATTATGTGTTTGATAAATTTGCCACAGGAAAACGTGAAGAACGTGGTTTGAAATTGCGTATTCTGCACACGGTGTGTTTTGAATGTACTTTGCTGATTTTTACCATTCCGGTAGTGGCATATTTATTAGATTTAAGTCTTTGGCATGCATTTATTGCCGATATTGGATTAAGCCTAACCATTATGGTTTACGCCCTGATTTTTAACTGGATATACGATATTATTCGAGCGAAAATTATTAACGCAAGAGCTTAACAAAAAGGAGAAAGTATGAATCCTTTTGATAAATTGGTGGAATTGGCGGCAAAATTATCGGGCATTTATGCGGCTGTTGCCAAACAACATCAACTTACCCTAAATGAATTACATTTTTTGTATTCCATTGGTCGTTATGGGGCAACTTCGCCGACCGCTATTGGCGATAAATGGAGCTTGCCGAAACAGACGGTAACGTCTGTTTGTAAGCAATTGGATCAGAAAGGCTTTTTAATTTTTATGCCCGATGAAACCGACAAGCGCAGTAAATTGATTGATTTAAGCGAAAGAGGTAAACACTTTATCGATCCGATTATTGCTCGGCTAACCGAAGCAGAATTGCAAGTCAGCCAGCAATTTGGTATGGTGGATTTTGAAAAACTACTATCGAATACGGAAATTGTACTAACAATGTTAGATAAGCAATTACGGTAGGATTAATACATTTTTAAGCGGTAAAATTTCAGCAAATATTTGCAAAAGCTAATAGAAAATCTGATCTTACCGCTTATTTGTTTATTTTGCTTCCGAGAAATTTAAAATCGCTTCAGGCAAACGTAAGCCGACAATTTCAATGGCTTCTAATTCTTGGTGGATTTGTAAATCCTGTTGTGGCGAATGCCCATAGCAGCGTTTATATTCTCGACTGAATTGCGGAAGGCTTTCATAACCCACTTGATAGGCCACTTCTGACACTCGATGAGCTTTTGATTTCAAAAGAAAATTAGCATGAATCATACGAAGATTCTTTTGATATTGAAGCGGAGTCATACCTGTCATTTGACGAAATTTAGCGTGAAAGCTCGATAAGCTCATGCCCGTTTCTTGTGCTAATTTTTCAATATTAAAAGGTTCTGCATAGTGATTTTTAAGTAACTCAACCACTTTTGAAATGCGATTAGTTTTGCTTTCTTGAATCAACATTTTGCGTAATAAACTGCCTTGTTCACTTCGGAGCAAATAATAGCAATGGATTTTCATCATTGCCGACCAGCCAATTTTGATGGCATTGGGATCTTTTAATAAATCTAAAGTAGTAAGCACAGTGCGTAATTCTTCAGGGCTAATTTGGCTAATGGGCTGAAACTGAGTCGTTGATGGAAAACGCATACCGGCCGCTGTCATTTCATCCATCACATCTTTTAAAATATCCAAATCAAATTTTAAGCGAATATCCAGATAAGGCGTATCTTCTGTGCCAAAAAATTCTACCGATACGGGGGTATCCACAGAATAGCAGACATAATCTCCAGCATGGCATTCATATATTTCGTTCCCCACTTGCACTTTATGTGAACCTTGCAATATCAAGCAACCGCCAGAGTATTGCAGGTAAGTATTCCATATTTCCTTTTTGGTGGTGTGATAAAAAGTAACGTCTGGAATAGAAGTTTCAATTAAGCCTTCCTGTGTTGAAA
This genomic window from Actinobacillus porcitonsillarum contains:
- the moaE gene encoding molybdopterin synthase catalytic subunit MoaE is translated as MEQTLIRVQQDPFDQNAIYKWLSEQHSVGATTLFVGKVREMNLGDSVSGLYLEHYPAMTEKALREIVDEARSRWELQRVAVIHRIGQLYTGDEIVLVGVSSAHRGDAYHANEFIMDYLKTRAPFWKRETTLGGERWIEGRESDFTEVKKWE
- the moaD gene encoding molybdopterin synthase sulfur carrier subunit, encoding MIKVLFFAQTRELVGVDSLEVEATFATAEQLRQHLSETNNKWALALQAGKLLVAINQTISPLSAEIKDGDEVAFFPPVTGG
- the moaC gene encoding cyclic pyranopterin monophosphate synthase MoaC, translating into MNTFTHINQNGEANMVDVSSKQDSVREARAEAFVTMNPETLQMIISGNHHKGDVFATARIAGIQAAKRTWELIPLCHPLLLSKVEVQLEALPEKNQVRIEALCKLSGKTGVEMEALTAASVAALTIYDMCKAVQKDMVIEQVRLLSKSGGKSGDFVAKP
- the moaA gene encoding GTP 3',8-cyclase MoaA produces the protein MQIPIKQIGNDSTSLIDRFQRQYTYLRLSITDVCNFRCNYCLPEGYRPPSHKQTFLSVDEIQRVAQAFANLGTEKIRITGGEPTLRKDFLEIAHRISQTSGIRQIALTTNGYRMERDVELWQQAGITHLNVSVDSLDPRQFHLITGENKLTTVLNGIDRAFEIGYKKVKVNAVLMKQYTAKGLDDFLRWIKDRPIQMRFIELMETGEMDHFFQQQHLSGQSILERLTQEDWQLQPKAMSDGPAKVLAHPDYQGEIGLIMPYEKNFCASCNRLRVSALGKLHLCLFGEEGIDIRDLLQSDEQQFQLEARLKSALQGKREHHYLHIGDSGVRNNLASIGG
- a CDS encoding DUF423 domain-containing protein → MKNKFLAVAAFSGFFCIAFGAFASHALQKTLEPKALDWIATGLQYQMFHTLALFGLGLFQIANQSQNPPACRAKAFNIIGGSWALGILLFSGSLYSLALVGAPWFVWSTPIGGVFFMIGWGALAYISLRNRFLNEPNSSF
- a CDS encoding glucose/sorbosone family PQQ-dependent dehydrogenase; its protein translation is MKKTILATLILMSTASYAKVENPTVNTSEANYKASVLIDNLNNPWDMVWGADGNIWVTERQGKHISIVNPETGAHKVLYTLENAFVAPPHQGVLGLALHPNFMKGSNEDYVYAYYTYSVKGEKSEFSRIVRLTYDPKTQTLSNEITVLDKLPANDDHTAGRLIFDKSGKLLLTLGDSGYNQFGNSCKEIRSQMIPSADELAKQDFDKYRGKMLRINLDGSIPTDNPEIKGVKSHVFAYGLRNPQGMVYAGDKLFGIDQGPGTDDEINLMEVGGNYGWPHIAGYQDNQAYRYVNYSTVENCANAPMYDGTTVPEGVKVEAQKETDAKLDNFKEPMKTFYTVPNGYNFHDPKCNGEYVCWPTVATTSIAYYPKDGKIKEFQNSLLVTGVKTGTLYRLPLDADAKQVQGEVVTHFRTDNRYRMVLVSPDTSKIYVATDNAGYIMGKDSVPTKEMANKGAILVFEAK
- a CDS encoding PACE efflux transporter, translated to MKVWERIFHSVLFEIGAMAIGAVAVLLAGDFSLEAAAGTGITMSVMAMVLNFFFNYVFDKFATGKREERGLKLRILHTVCFECTLLIFTIPVVAYLLDLSLWHAFIADIGLSLTIMVYALIFNWIYDIIRAKIINARA
- a CDS encoding MarR family transcriptional regulator; this encodes MNPFDKLVELAAKLSGIYAAVAKQHQLTLNELHFLYSIGRYGATSPTAIGDKWSLPKQTVTSVCKQLDQKGFLIFMPDETDKRSKLIDLSERGKHFIDPIIARLTEAELQVSQQFGMVDFEKLLSNTEIVLTMLDKQLR
- a CDS encoding AraC family transcriptional regulator; translated protein: MTAQLYQEIRELFDFSTQEGLIETSIPDVTFYHTTKKEIWNTYLQYSGGCLILQGSHKVQVGNEIYECHAGDYVCYSVDTPVSVEFFGTEDTPYLDIRLKFDLDILKDVMDEMTAAGMRFPSTTQFQPISQISPEELRTVLTTLDLLKDPNAIKIGWSAMMKIHCYYLLRSEQGSLLRKMLIQESKTNRISKVVELLKNHYAEPFNIEKLAQETGMSLSSFHAKFRQMTGMTPLQYQKNLRMIHANFLLKSKAHRVSEVAYQVGYESLPQFSREYKRCYGHSPQQDLQIHQELEAIEIVGLRLPEAILNFSEAK